One Megalobrama amblycephala isolate DHTTF-2021 linkage group LG15, ASM1881202v1, whole genome shotgun sequence genomic window, tgttgtcctcctcagcttttgtggaaaagctgcttgtgatggactttgattcatcatgtgactcttatcaccactgtgtttggtgactgtcagtgtattataaaggtacaaaacacaaaacagatattagtacttcattaggttggtaaattaacattatatcagttaatgaaatacgttattttaccgtaaatttaacagattttttttttacgttgctactgtattttttacggtaaagttctggcaaccacagctgccggttttttaccgtaaattttactgggacttttttttacagtgtggggACCCATCGATTCTTGATTGAATGGAGGTGGATCTGAATGCGAGCTCACGGTCGATAGTAAGAAAGGGTCGGAGTTTAAGTGGACTAAATGACTGGAAAAGTCCAGCATTTGTCACCAGggaaaattttgttttttatgagctccaaaaaaaaaaaaaagaaaggaaatctACCAGTGCAGTAAGACAAAATACCccatattttgtacataataCCACTTAATATTAAAGATACATAAACATAAATTCTTCTCAAAgaaatttaacatgttttaaggTATTTTAACtggaaaataagacaaaaatactcTCAAAGCATATGATTTTTTTGCAGCGAAGTCAAACTTTGGCATAATATCAACTGGCTCAATAAAGCTCCAGACTGACTGATACGAATCTGAATTTGCATTGCAGTCGGACAACCTTGTGATTTTCCCAAGTGCTTCCAGCCTGGAAGCCTGTCACCTGCACTGAGGCGCCTCTACACAAACACAAGTGTTAAAAATCACAGTTGAGTGCGTGTCACGGATCACCGGACACATTAGGACGGGAATACAGCGATGCATCCTGTACCGAAACCACGGGCACACCCACAACTGCTGAGGGATGAGAGGGAAACATTAGTGGATGGTTTTGTGGCTGATGCTGGAACAGGTTGCTTGATGCTGCAGTCTGAACGGTGAGACGGCAGCACTGCCAGTGGGCGGGAGATAGACGGAGAGAGAGACGGTTGAGGCGAGAGGGGAGGGACAGGGAGAGTGAGAACATAAGACAGAAAGGCAACGGACGATCACAAAGAGAGTAGAAAAGGAGAACAAGTGCAGAGAGGGACCAGAGGAGAAGACAGAGCAGGACAATCCGAAGCTCAAAATGCCTCCCAACTTCGCCGGCACCTGGAAAATGAAGAGCAGTGAGAATTTCGATGAACTTCTGAAAGCTCTTGGTAATATTGCATTTCATCTGTTTAGCTGAGCATCACGTTGGCTCCAGGCGTTCACGTTAGAACATCTCCAGAGATGTTTCAGACTAGATTCGGCTCCCGAGGAGATGTTATCATACGCTAGACTGCGAGAGGGCTGATTATTCACATTTATCACGATGGGCGATGTGGGTAAAGTGGGTCACATGGTCGTTAAAGTTAACTGAGGGCTTTGTGTTTGGTATATTCACTTCAGGGATTTGTTTCACTGTGAGACAGGAAGGTCTCAGAACGGTTTGGGAAGACTCTGGGTGTGACAGATTTGACATTTATGCCTTTGGCAGATGCTTTAAGGAATGTGTTATATCCATATGTGTGTTCAAACCCATTGTGGTGGCGTTGCGAACACTTTTACCAGTTGAGCTACAGGAAGAATTTAATTCCTTTTTCAAAGCTCAGGACATTTAATGGTGGTCATTGAAGTATTAACTTTGTCTCAAAACTGTGtaacaattttaatatatttttttatataatattataatatttttaatattaatatttttttacttttttttttttttcaagttagctttattttatttcagtttcagttttaatttaaaaatgttagttTTTTAACTTATTTTCAATTTCAGTTATTTTCCAAGGCAATATTTCTAAGTTTATAATtaagtaaaaaatgtatatatatatatatatatatatatatatatatatatatatatatatatatatatatatatatatatatatatatatatatataaaaaatgtaaaaatgtacataattattttaattatgtattgtaggcctatgtatataaaatgttataattttgtatataattcaaaattataaaaattgttaaaatatttatatttactataatttattaataaataattgtatgtatgtatgtgtatatatataaaattacgatttataattaaattagtttattatcaatatttagatattatattataataattgacaaaatatttatattgtattttatttcagctttatttcatctaacaaaaaggattttaatggttttatttttagtttgcaATAAAACATTGTCCAAAAAAgtcacaaataaaaaaagattcacatacagaaaaattataaagaaaaatgaaaatttcctaaTTTCAGTTAGTTTCCAAGGCAATATTGCTGATtttcattaacatttttaaaaaaaaagtttataattaatatttatttttctttatataataataatatatgacaaaatatttgttttattttatttcagctttatttcatttaacaaaaaagattttaatggttttagttttcattCGCAATGAAACACTGTCTCAAAAATAgtcacaaataataataataataataataaaaataaaatgaaaaatgcagcTCAGATCATTCGGTCTTTGATCAGATCTCTGACTTTTCAGTCATAAGAGAGGACAAATTTTCTTAAGCAAAAAGTCTCCTTTTTCTCCCAAGGAGAGCAAATgcagattttaaaaatgatctCTTACCAATTCGCAGGTTTAAAATTGAGCCGTCACACTATTTTATGAGATCATGCATGGATTTGATTTTGCATAAAGCTGCATAACAGTGTTTTTTGGATGCAAACTGCTGTTAATGTGGTAAATTCTCACAGATGTTGCTGGTTTTAAACCCCAAAGGCTGAATCCCTCTGAGGTGGGTACGGGAATGAGCCGAGGAACACCCAGAATGAGAAAAACCATTTTCAGAAGTAGAAAAGATGAACTCGCTCAACCCGCTCACGtctttctgtaaaaaaaaaaaaaaaaacagtgctaTGGTCCAAACCAGAACAAAATCTTTTCAAACACTCCCAGAATTCCTCAGATTCATCCTGAGGGATCCTCCAGCATTTGTGGAGTTTTGCATGGCAGAGAACTGAAACAAACTCGACTGAGGACATTATAATTTAAGAGAACAGCAAGCCTGGAATTATGTTAAATTAGAATAAAGGCTAAAACAACAGAACATTTTCTTAGTATTTCTGCCTCAAAAGCGTTCTCATTCCTTCCAACTTTACAATTTGcatattttacacattgcatttCATCAGTGATGGGAAAGTACATTTTATACATGCAAGACAGTGTGTTAAACTACACTAtaaatcaaaaaaatattcttgatGTAACTTTGTTGTGTATTGTGCATGTTGGTCATttcattaatataatttaatcaccttAAAAACTGTTCATCCCAGGTGTGAACGCGATGCTCCGGAAAGTGGCCGGTGCTGCTGCAGCCAAACCGCACGTGGAGATCCGACAGGACGGAGAGCAGTTCTACATCAAGACCTCCACCTCCGTACGCACCACTGAAATCAACTTCCGTATCGGAGAAGAGTTTGACGAGGAGACGGTGGATGGCAGGAAATGCAAGGTGAGTCACGTCAATGGCTGACATCACCGGCGTGTGCAGATTCAGAAACGAAACACTGACCTGCTGAGCTTCACAAGGGCCAGTTAAGCCCCTAAAGCCACCTACAGGCCTGGGAACACACAAACAACCGTCATTCGATGACTCTAGGACAGATTTACAGATGGATACAGCTCAACAGTAGAGATGAGTAATAATGAAACCCCGCTCAATCTCTCCATATAGGAAAATTAGCATCAAGGAGCAGTTGAGCTCGAGTTAGGCTTGCATCATTTTCGATCTTACCCATATCAATGAAAAAGTGATTTCTTTTCATAAAATTTCTTtggttacatttttttcaaaatatatattgtacatattgtaggtatatatatatatatatatatatatatatatatatataatgttataattttattatttgtatataattcaaaatattggttaaaatatttatattttcaataatgtattaataaataaatatatatatatatgtgtgtgtgtaattgtaATGCATATAAAACTTGTAATATATTCTCATttagcattataaatgtatactattataaataaaatattcttactataatatctatctatctatctatgtccattagtttattaataaataaatgtgataaaTGTCTATATAACTGTTATGCATTCCAAATTtggaatttatatatatttaagttttagcCAGTTGTTTAGATGTATttgtaaactaaaatatttaatttttttcttttttctaattCATCCTCTTAGCCTTTAAATGGTTACTGTCACAGATTTTGacccaggagtttgattgacaggcgatctaaccaatcataacaccaaatccgccattttgtccgacaaagcagtcaggtaGATTAACGTCGGTGGTCTTGAACTTGagaaatggtgtgtattgacgtctttccacagttgaaacaacattccttctgatgttcattcatgtttatttaatgccacaggcactacagcgatctgtcaagacatattaaagagccacaaaatggtatttattgtttaaccctTTCTTAcgcaagtttaaaatattctggctgaccccccagaatatattctggctgacccccccagagtgagttttagttttttaaggcgaccgttatttagaatgtatcactttatggtttccatggtgacgcgtcatcgcttgttacgtgacacaccgcagcgctgtatgactgatctgctttcatttaatttttccttttttattcaaattattcacaaatttgttaactatagcatgaaatatctaatattctgattgccaaatatgtgtaagtggatgtgttttgctgtttaaacacctttataacgatcatgttagttgagccatatATGCGCTATGgacgccgccatgttagtttgcgccgcacagagaatcggatctgttggatttacaacatgttaatttatccacttctcccgaaatacatgaaagtaagtgagtcAGTGAACTGGGGAACaatagagtaagctttaaagttactttcacaatgtgtatctgttatgaataaaatgtgtcgtctaattataatggaaagggttgttatttccgcttctatagacatcattgtgttttttacaaactctaaatatattgttttgttagtactcatgtgtatttaaatgtctgaaacctaaaataaacattatttggttgaaaacactgagagcggcatggcttgtcggacacaACAACAGTAACTAAACTTTGCCAACGGTTAATAGGGGTTATTCGCAATCTAACTTCCGTATtctgtaaaacagatcagattgCTTCTGGTTTAGGTCTTTTGTATGTGCTTCAATTGCTGTTTTATTCAAGATAACCTAAAAGGAGCGAGCAAAGATGAGCATAACTGATGTCCCCCGCATATGCAGATTGatatttaaaagcttttttcatttttcttcttcacACTAACGTTTAGATATTTAATAGAATAAAACACATATAACAATGTGAACTAGGTAGTTTCACTGATTACCTTAAAAGTCCGTAGATATGCCATCAGTTCATACTGCTGTTCTCTGACAAGCGGATGCAATGAGACCAGTTTTCCGGTTTGGTCATGTGACGTTTGACATATACCCTATTGCTATAGCATTACTTAATGAAGGTTGAAATGGCTCCCAGCATCCAAATTTCTCATGATCCCACAATCATGAAAACCAATCAGTGCAGTTTTTAAAGGTTAGCGAAGGATAGTTAGAAAATACAGCTAGTTTAAAATACAGTTGAGTTGTATTTGGTTTTCTGATTGAAAATTAGTTAAAAATGACACAATTACATTGTCTGCAGTGTTTTTATGGTGCGAAAAAAATTAATAGACGTCCCTTATAAATGTAATCAAGTAAACTTGTGTTGCAACATTGTGATTCACTTCAGAGAATTCTCTGAAATGGCTatagagaaaatgaatgggtAAAAAACACTTCAGAGAAAAAAATCTACCACCGTTGAGCACAGCATGCACCTAAATACTGGTAATGGACACCGCTGTTTTTCGGATAACTTCTCTGGACATCTCGGACTCTGATTTCAGATGATACACGCGCAGACACGTTTATGTAGATTTACATTAGATCACTTCGCATCCATCAGGACAAATTAGCCACTAATGTGAGCATCAATTTCCTCAGCATGAGTTTGTCCATCCACTCTAATTTCCCTTCAGATGAATATTAATGTCTCTATATCGTCTTAATCGTGTCTTCAGATGATTTGCAGAGGTGCAGTTTTAATTCCACCCAGTAACCTGAACAGATCTCGTGATATTTCCATTCACGTTCAACAAAAGCCATCCGACACAATAAAATCCAGAACCTCGTCCATAAAAACATGAAGCAAAAcccttatattttatttcactgaCCTTAACAATGTCATCTCACCAAGCAAAATGATGGCGTCATCAAACTGTGAGAAATCTAAACCTGATGGTTTCAGACTGCAAAGCTCAGCAGAAAGTGGGTTTCAACAACTATGGGgtgtttttttcaaaaatgattgTAGACGAGCAGGAGAATCGCTAGTTACAATCGGatgtaaaaatgtcacattgcTAGCTACTCCGCATTTTTAGGCATTACAGTCACCTATGTAATTCCCAGAAATTCTGTCGATGTAGGTTTTGAAACACAGCTCCAATATTAAGTTTGTTAgtcttcaaaagaacagcatattGAATCAAAGGATGTGGAATAATCAGAATGATCGATTCCCAAGAAATGCTGTCTTAACTTTGAGAATCCTCTCTCATGGAAATTGCTTTGTTGTAAGAGAGATGTAGCGAAAGGACGGGCGTATAGACAGGGATTTGACCTCATTTTGTTCTGGAACAGACAGCAGTGGGAGGGGGATTATTTGGGAGTCTTGCAGCCCCTGAGAGTCACGTAACTGTCTGTCTCAGATTATGTGAGCGGAGACATCTTAAAGTGTGTGTTCTGCGTTTAGATGTGTGTCTTTCTGACCTACCAATACTTTTGGCGGCAAAATAGCTGAAAATGTCCCCAAAAGTTGGGAAGGGTTGGACCATTGTGGATTAAGCCCAGCTTGAAAATAgattacactcttaaaaataatggttctTTATTTGCATCTGTTTCCTTGTagaacctttaacattcatAGAACCTTTCAAacgcacaaaaggttctttagaatTTTTAAAATGGTTCTTTTTGAAGGGTTCTTTGGAAACCCAAAATGTCCCTCTATGGCTTTGCtgtgaaaacactctttattttttaagagtgtaataAAGGGACAAAATGAGGGGTTAAGCTATAGAAAATATAATTAGCTTAGTGTTGAACAATAGAAGTCAATGTAAAGTCTCCATCGtgatataaaaacaaatgtgtatGTAAGATGGAAGCCCTTTTCCACCACACCAATCGAGTcaaaactacggaagaggattagggccaagcaataataaaaaaataaaaccatctcgagattaaagttgttaaatttcgagaaaaaactcgttaaattgcgagaaaaaagtcaagataaaatgttgagaataaactcattaaattacgagaaaaaactcgttaaattacgagaaaaaagtcaagataaaatgttgagaataaactcgttaaattacgagaaaaaacttgttaaattacgagaaaaaagtcaagataaaatgttgagaataaactcgttaaattacgagaaaaaactcgttaaatttcgagaaaaaagtcgaaataaaatgttgagaataaactcgttaaattatgaggaaaatgtcgttaaatttcgagaaaaaagtcgagataaaatgttgagaataaagtcgttaaatttcgagaaaaaagtcgagataaaatgttgagaataaagtaattaaattatgataaaaaagttgttaaattacgagaacaaattcgttaaattactaattttaatgactttattctcataatttaatgactttattctcaacattttatctcgacttttttctcgaaatttaacgacatttttctcataatttaacgaatttgttctcgtaatttaacgatttttttctcgtaatttaatgagtttattctcaagatggttttatttttttattattgcttggccctaatcctcttccgtacaaaaCGATGACTTAAGAAGttaaaattatgacttaaaagtcataattatgacataaaagatTTATATTATGACAGTcgtaattatgacatactaagtcgaAATTATGGTTTGAGTCATTataagtcataatttcaactttttcttataattatgacttttaaagTCTGCATTTCGACATCTAACCTCATAATAATAagttagtatgtcataatttcaactttttatgtcatatttaTGACTTAAcagaacatgatttttttttttcttatgtggcgGCAATGAGCTTCCATACAGTGCTGTCTCCTGCTGGGCACATTATTACTGAGAGCACTAGATCAGATCCCCGCAGGTCCGACTCACACCCCATCTGCACTGCAAACGGATGAAGTAACATGCCAAACTACAATGCAATGCATTATCAAAGCTGTGAGCCCTTCACATGCAATGCAGACAGCTTTGTTACTTATAACGGAACCATTCAGGGATCTTCATACTGGCTTTTGTAACCACAAAGCGACCACAAGTCATTCCAGTAAGAGTTGGCGATATGAAGCAACTAGCTTTTGATTGAATTATAGGCTATATCAATACCTTAAATTACAATAGTTGGAACAGTGCAAcagttgcgtcgcttcactACCATTCATAAaccctctcctgtggcctcatgggatagtcaCGAAGTAATCCAGCCGTTCGCCAGGCCGGTTGCTATAGAGACAGACCTCTCACCTGCCACAGGGCAGAAGGCTGAGAATAAAAATGATCGTCAGTGAGAGAGACGGAGAGAAAAGATGGGTGGCCATGCTAATCTTCTCCTGGAGCTTTTGGAGAGACTATTCCACTCGTTTTCTTTACTTTGCCACTTTATTGTTCAGATCCTGTCTAAGATGCAGATGTTTGACTATGCAAATGTACAGTTAtttgtcatgccaataaagcaaattaaactgaaaaaaagagagTTTGTGTATTGTGCTCTGATTCATTTCAGTGGAGGGCTTTATGATTTAGTCGCCTAAACAtacacatttatgcatttggaaGATGCTTATATCCACAGTGCATTCAAAGTATAATCTGCATTTGATCAGCATGTGCATTTCCAAGGAATTAAACCCATTATTTTGGTGTTGCAAGCGCAATGCTGTTCAAGTTGAGCTAAATGCAATTAAAATTGCAAAAGGGTGGAAAAAAAGTGTCCCTTTTTCATCCTCACCCCATCCCAAAGTCATCACGGCCACCATATATAGACGATGAAAGGGTCATGTGCTGCCCCAAAGATTCAGATTAGTGGTCAATCATCACTATGGGTTTTTCAGTGCCAGATTATTAAACTTTTACTTCGGTTAAACTTCATTAAACAGCAGTGGATTTCTTCATTGTGTTTTACTCGGCGTCCTGGTTAATGCATCGTATTATTGATTGTTACcgaagatgtgtgtgtgtgtgtgtgtccctgcTGTCAGAGTTTTTGTTAGTCTAGGCGAGACAAATGAGTGTGTCAGGACGCTGTACACTGTCTCATTTTAAAAGGATTTCAGAtcaagctgcataaattagtttAAAGACAGTGCCTGAGgccagagagagacagagagagagagagagagagagagagagagagagagagagagagagagagagagagagagagagagagagagagagagagagagagacaggcaCAGAGAGCTGATATGAACAGAGTCtgattgctgatgttgtttTGCTGCAGTTCTCTGACACGTTTCATTTATCTGCTGCCTTCCATTATACACGCCCAAACCATTGACTtatattgttttacatttaatttatttaatatttatattatatatttatttatattattaatattaatatttattaataaaaattagtgctgtcaaattgattaatcgcatctaactctctctctctctctctatatatatatacacacataaatacatacatatatatatataaatatataaacatttatgttaaaggattagttcacttttaaattaaattttcctgataatttactcacccccatgtcatccaagatgttcatgtctttctttcttcagtcgaaaagaaattaaggtttttgatgaaaacatttcaggatttttctccttatagcggacttcaatggcctataaacaaatgatcgccttccacttagaaggtgatcatttgtttatataaagcatatacatttacattttttttcaaaaatgacagatcgtttcattagataagactcttattcctcatctggtatcatttaaagccctttgaagctgcactgaaactgtaattttgaccttcaaccgtttggaggccattgaagtccactataaggagaataatcctggaatgttttcatcaaaaagcttcatttcttttcgactgaagaaagaaagacatggacatcttggatgacatgggggtgagtaatttatcaggaaaattttatctaaaagtgaactaatcctttaatgaaacAGACGTAGGCCGGTAaaagctgtgcatgtaaacctcactctcctgatctcaagaggcgctctagcAACTGTTGTTAGAAACTGCGATCTTTAGCCTCCTTGAGACCCGGGTTtgagtcccgcttagagcggGCAGTTccaacaggaggggttacattaaTTACGATTAAtagatttgacagcactaataacaATATACATTGCaaacaatattatatttatattattcatttaaaattgaattcaattctactttttaaaataaaaataaaataaaaataaaaaaaaaagctattttattttcaaattgtttttgGATGTCCCCAAACTaactataatttaattttaatttatctatagttaaatttaaagactttaaatgaataatttactcaaagaaaaaaagaatttctGAAGAAAATAATTCTTTTGAGTCAAATCAATGAATCGGTTGATCCGATTCACAAAATCAGTGCGAATGATTCATTTAGGAATCAATCTGTTTTTGAATGTGGTTAACAGGTCACTGGATGGATTATAAGTTAATATCAAATTGACAGATAATAACAATGAAATTTC contains:
- the crabp1a gene encoding cellular retinoic acid-binding protein 1a — its product is MPPNFAGTWKMKSSENFDELLKALGVNAMLRKVAGAAAAKPHVEIRQDGEQFYIKTSTSVRTTEINFRIGEEFDEETVDGRKCKSLATWETENKMYCKQTLVDRDGPVTYWSRELRGDELILIFGADDVVCTRIYVRE